In Bdellovibrionales bacterium CG10_big_fil_rev_8_21_14_0_10_45_34, one genomic interval encodes:
- a CDS encoding GNAT family N-acetyltransferase produces the protein MTNFNVKYRMATNADVPALKELVFSVLEEYGLKPDPDDTDLDLSDIEAFYFQKGGYFEVCEVEGCVVGSWGLYPNVHDSCELRKMYLASSQRGKGLGKAMLERALNKAREMRFKRVELETASVLKEAVGLYLKHGFTPITNRHLVERCDQAFELYL, from the coding sequence ATGACGAATTTTAATGTGAAGTACCGCATGGCAACCAATGCAGACGTTCCAGCTCTCAAAGAGCTCGTATTTTCTGTTCTTGAAGAATACGGATTGAAACCTGATCCAGATGATACAGATTTAGATCTGAGCGACATTGAAGCTTTCTATTTTCAAAAAGGCGGATACTTTGAGGTGTGCGAAGTAGAAGGGTGCGTTGTTGGCTCTTGGGGGCTTTACCCAAACGTGCATGATAGCTGCGAACTCAGAAAAATGTATTTGGCGAGCTCACAAAGGGGCAAGGGTTTAGGCAAAGCAATGCTCGAAAGAGCTTTAAATAAAGCACGGGAGATGAGGTTTAAGCGTGTTGAGCTTGAGACAGCTTCTGTACTTAAAGAAGCTGTTGGCCTCTACCTAAAGCATGGTTTCACGCCAATAACCAATCGACATTTGGTCGAGCGATGCGACCAAGCCTTCGAACTGTATCTATAA
- a CDS encoding glutathione-dependent formaldehyde dehydrogenase: MKALTWQGKQKVDLMNVPDPRVLSSGDVIVKVTTSAICGSDLHLYNGYVPTMKKGDILGHETMGEVVEVGPLVKTLKAGDRIVIPFDIGCGKCHHCKVEEYSACDNSNPNAIIPDELYGQSGAAAFGFSHMMGGYAGGQAEYIRLPFADTNSLIVPQGIDDEKVLFLSDIFPTGYMAAENCNIKRGDTVAVWGAGPVGQMCIRSAFLLGAERVIAIDHFEGRLKMAADSGAETINYEDADELVDELKALTGGRGPDSCIDAVGLEAHGQSITSIRDRVEAAVGLVTDRIDALRLAIMACKKGGTVSVPGVYAGFSDHFPFGAAFGKGLTFKMGQTHTQKYMKPLLKLILEDKIDPSFVITHRMEIDEGSHAYEIFSDQKDECIKVVLKMH; this comes from the coding sequence ATGAAAGCTTTAACCTGGCAAGGAAAGCAAAAAGTAGATTTGATGAACGTCCCAGATCCGCGAGTTCTTTCTAGCGGTGATGTTATCGTGAAGGTAACGACTTCTGCTATTTGCGGCTCTGATCTTCATTTGTACAATGGGTATGTTCCCACCATGAAAAAGGGTGATATATTAGGCCACGAAACCATGGGCGAAGTTGTTGAAGTAGGCCCACTTGTGAAGACGTTGAAAGCTGGCGACAGAATTGTTATCCCTTTTGATATAGGATGCGGCAAATGCCATCACTGCAAGGTTGAAGAATACTCCGCCTGCGACAACTCGAACCCCAACGCAATTATTCCAGACGAACTCTACGGTCAATCGGGAGCCGCGGCCTTTGGATTTTCGCATATGATGGGAGGCTACGCCGGCGGTCAAGCTGAATACATTCGCTTACCCTTTGCAGATACGAACTCTTTAATTGTTCCACAAGGCATTGATGACGAAAAAGTTCTCTTCTTGAGTGATATCTTTCCCACCGGCTACATGGCAGCTGAAAACTGCAACATAAAACGCGGTGATACTGTTGCTGTTTGGGGTGCGGGTCCGGTAGGTCAAATGTGTATTCGAAGCGCCTTTTTGCTTGGCGCCGAGCGCGTGATTGCCATCGATCATTTCGAGGGGCGACTAAAAATGGCGGCGGATAGCGGCGCTGAAACTATCAATTACGAAGATGCCGATGAGCTTGTGGATGAACTCAAAGCTTTAACGGGAGGGCGCGGCCCAGATAGCTGCATAGATGCTGTCGGGCTGGAGGCCCACGGGCAGTCAATAACATCAATTCGTGATCGTGTTGAAGCAGCCGTTGGACTTGTCACTGATCGCATCGACGCTTTAAGATTGGCGATCATGGCATGCAAAAAAGGTGGAACGGTATCTGTACCGGGCGTTTATGCCGGTTTTTCTGATCACTTCCCATTTGGTGCTGCGTTCGGAAAAGGCCTCACTTTCAAAATGGGACAAACTCATACCCAAAAATACATGAAACCCCTTCTTAAACTCATTCTTGAAGACAAGATTGATCCATCGTTTGTAATTACACACCGAATGGAAATCGATGAAGGCTCCCACGCCTATGAAATTTTCAGTGATCAAAAAGACGAGTGTATTAAAGTCGTACTAAAAATGCACTAA
- the rfbB gene encoding dTDP-glucose 4,6-dehydratase, translated as MKVLVTGSAGFIGNHFVRWILANIPDAQITSFDALTYAGNLESLKDILDHPRHKFIKGDITERSQVRETVPGYDYLFNFAAESHVDRSIDGPEAFVKTNINGVFELLEAVRQLNPSCRFIQVSTDEVYGSINEGLFTEESPIVPNSPYSSSKASADLMVRAYHHTFKLDTVITRCSNNYGPFQFPEKLIPLMIQKASQNSKLPVYGDGKNVRDWIYAEDHARGVWLAGIKGTSGEVYNFGTNNEWANIDLVKQVLKLLDKPESLIEFVKDRPGHDRRYAIDSSKAQSELGWAPLTSFEDGLEKTVDWYLENQQWLESVQSGNYQQFYKRWYEQRL; from the coding sequence ATGAAAGTTTTAGTTACAGGTAGTGCCGGCTTTATTGGAAACCACTTCGTGCGCTGGATACTGGCGAACATTCCAGATGCCCAGATCACCTCTTTTGACGCCCTCACCTACGCTGGAAACTTAGAAAGCCTAAAAGATATTTTGGATCACCCCCGTCATAAATTCATCAAAGGCGATATCACGGAGCGATCACAAGTGCGCGAAACCGTACCGGGGTATGATTACTTATTCAATTTTGCCGCTGAAAGCCACGTGGATCGCTCTATCGACGGGCCAGAAGCATTTGTAAAGACGAATATCAATGGCGTCTTCGAACTGCTTGAAGCGGTAAGACAACTCAACCCCTCTTGCCGATTCATTCAAGTTTCTACCGATGAAGTTTACGGAAGCATCAATGAAGGATTATTTACTGAAGAATCCCCTATAGTGCCGAACAGTCCCTATAGCAGCTCTAAGGCCTCCGCCGATTTGATGGTACGAGCTTATCACCACACCTTCAAACTCGACACGGTTATCACACGCTGCTCTAACAACTATGGCCCATTTCAGTTTCCTGAAAAATTGATTCCGTTGATGATCCAGAAGGCATCGCAAAACAGCAAGCTTCCTGTGTACGGCGACGGAAAAAATGTTCGAGATTGGATCTATGCTGAAGATCACGCAAGAGGAGTATGGCTTGCCGGAATCAAAGGTACATCGGGCGAAGTTTATAACTTTGGTACAAACAATGAATGGGCAAACATCGACCTGGTGAAGCAGGTTTTAAAGCTCTTAGATAAACCCGAGTCGCTGATTGAATTTGTTAAAGACCGCCCCGGCCATGATAGGCGCTATGCCATTGACTCTTCAAAGGCTCAAAGTGAGTTGGGTTGGGCACCACTTACTAGCTTTGAAGATGGGCTTGAAAAGACGGTTGATTGGTACCTAGAGAACCAACAGTGGCTAGAGTCAGTTCAGTCTGGCAATTATCAACAATTTTACAAACGCTGGTACGAACAAAGACTCTAG
- the rfbC gene encoding dTDP-4-dehydrorhamnose 3,5-epimerase, protein MTKEGLGPFDGLVEFPGRKFEDSRGWFSELFRGSFAETQIETGQFVQDNLSYSKKGVVRGMHLQTPPHEQGKFVRCMAGAIWDVVVDLRPNSPTYKQWKAFEVSFESLNAIYVPKGFAHGFQVLSEFALVLYKCTSEYAPQHDKGIKYDCPELAITWPAPILEVSEKDRNLPGLSDFLKEYL, encoded by the coding sequence GTGACAAAAGAAGGCTTGGGGCCATTTGACGGCCTGGTGGAGTTTCCAGGTCGCAAGTTCGAGGATTCGAGGGGATGGTTTTCGGAACTCTTCCGCGGCAGTTTTGCTGAGACCCAGATCGAAACAGGACAGTTCGTTCAAGACAATTTGTCTTATTCGAAAAAGGGAGTTGTTAGGGGCATGCACCTTCAAACCCCTCCACATGAGCAGGGCAAGTTTGTACGCTGTATGGCTGGTGCGATTTGGGATGTTGTAGTAGACCTGCGACCTAACTCTCCCACTTACAAACAATGGAAAGCTTTTGAAGTTTCCTTTGAAAGCCTCAATGCGATATATGTTCCAAAAGGATTCGCGCACGGGTTTCAGGTTTTATCGGAGTTTGCACTCGTGCTGTATAAGTGCACTTCGGAGTATGCTCCTCAACACGACAAAGGAATTAAGTATGACTGTCCAGAGCTGGCCATTACTTGGCCTGCGCCCATACTAGAAGTTTCTGAAAAAGATCGAAATCTCCCAGGCCTATCTGATTTTTTGAAAGAGTATTTGTAG
- the rfbA gene encoding glucose-1-phosphate thymidylyltransferase, whose protein sequence is MKAILLAGGNGTRLGPLTCSLSKQLLPVYDKPVIFYPLSTIMLAGIRDIMVISTPRDIPMIESLLGDGSLYGINLSYRVQERPEGIAQAFLIANEFIENDSVCLTLGDNLFYGHDLQPQLVKSAALEEGASVFAYHVQDPERYGVVEFDADQKAISIEEKPKSPRSNWAVTGLYFYDKNALEYAKSLKPSARGELEITDLNRIYLANKALKVEKLGRGIAWLDMGTPDSLLSSGTFVQTLEKRQGLKIGCLEEIAYHKKFIDRKQLEACADKYGSSDYGKYLRKVLTQPF, encoded by the coding sequence ATGAAGGCGATTCTGCTTGCTGGGGGTAACGGAACCAGGCTAGGTCCACTCACCTGCTCTTTGAGTAAACAATTGCTGCCGGTTTACGACAAGCCGGTCATTTTTTATCCCCTTTCAACGATCATGTTGGCAGGGATTCGAGATATTATGGTTATTTCAACACCCCGTGACATCCCCATGATCGAAAGTCTTTTGGGAGATGGATCGCTTTACGGCATCAATCTCAGCTATCGAGTTCAAGAGCGCCCAGAGGGAATTGCTCAAGCTTTTTTGATTGCCAATGAATTTATCGAGAATGATTCCGTCTGCCTGACACTCGGAGACAACCTTTTCTACGGCCATGACCTTCAGCCACAGCTTGTTAAAAGCGCTGCCCTTGAGGAGGGCGCAAGTGTTTTTGCCTATCATGTACAAGACCCGGAGCGCTACGGGGTTGTCGAGTTTGATGCCGATCAAAAGGCCATTTCGATAGAGGAAAAACCGAAGTCTCCAAGGTCGAATTGGGCAGTAACAGGACTTTATTTCTACGATAAGAACGCACTTGAATACGCTAAATCTCTCAAGCCTTCGGCACGCGGGGAACTAGAAATCACCGATCTTAACCGAATATATTTAGCCAATAAGGCACTGAAGGTGGAAAAACTGGGTCGCGGCATTGCCTGGCTCGACATGGGAACTCCTGACTCCTTGTTGTCTTCGGGTACTTTCGTTCAAACTCTTGAAAAGCGTCAGGGTTTGAAAATTGGTTGTCTCGAAGAAATTGCCTACCATAAAAAGTTTATCGATCGAAAGCAGCTAGAAGCTTGCGCCGATAAGTACGGTAGTTCCGACTATGGTAAATATTTGAGAAAAGTTCTTACTCAACCATTTTAG
- a CDS encoding cyclase: protein MPTPPIHEKPQVDKTQKSKALEKGPFQDGRFHDDDKSRLAVTVGVSPEVAYTFFRNFQNLPLFMKSLKSVDVLSSAKSLWTVEVKGKTVQWEATITNERPNEMIAWQSTEDSEVETSGSIWFSPAPQNLGTVISLALDYKLPGGTFTEILTSMAGEDPKSLAFINLRRLKCFLETGEFATIEGQSSGRDSESEAVLKH, encoded by the coding sequence ATGCCTACTCCTCCAATTCACGAGAAACCACAGGTCGACAAAACTCAAAAATCTAAAGCTTTAGAGAAAGGACCGTTTCAAGACGGACGCTTTCACGATGACGATAAGAGTCGCCTGGCGGTGACCGTTGGAGTTTCCCCAGAGGTCGCTTACACATTTTTCAGAAATTTTCAAAACCTCCCACTTTTTATGAAGAGTCTCAAATCAGTTGACGTGTTGTCGTCAGCAAAATCGCTTTGGACAGTTGAAGTAAAGGGAAAGACTGTCCAGTGGGAGGCCACGATCACAAACGAGCGTCCAAATGAAATGATCGCCTGGCAAAGCACTGAAGACTCAGAAGTAGAAACGTCAGGATCAATTTGGTTTTCTCCCGCCCCACAGAATTTAGGAACAGTCATTAGTCTTGCACTTGATTACAAACTTCCCGGCGGAACGTTTACGGAAATACTGACGAGCATGGCAGGGGAAGATCCAAAATCGTTGGCCTTTATAAATCTGCGAAGACTCAAATGCTTTCTTGAAACTGGAGAGTTCGCCACCATCGAAGGCCAGTCTAGCGGACGTGATTCAGAATCAGAAGCCGTCTTAAAACACTAG
- a CDS encoding NmrA family protein yields MNIVVAGASGYIGREIILRLLEKFPEATITALSRSEQKSDHPRVLWKPCDLFSLRSLELALPKTIDFALYLVHSMGPTAQLDQGSFADYDLILADNFARSLKDSGLKQLIYLSGLIPEDTKLSLHLQSRLEMEDIFHDHALPATIFRAGLILGESGSSFQILIKLVKRLPIMICPRWTQTLTTPVDLETVLTAISSATSDLSHVGKTYDLAGCKPLTYLEMMRQTAKEMKLKRLFLSVPFFTPTLSRLWVSLITNSPRDLVYPLVESLEHPMLARKSHLFSDEFADRTYREILKNSSFKSKSGKSFFRFRIRRNTVRSVQRIQLPLGKNAQWVKNEYLIWLTTFLTPVIVVEQNANIVIFSLFKRSLRLIEMELSDTRSDPDRQILYITKGLLVSQGYRGRLEFRVVLNRRFVIAAIHDFKPALPWFIYKYTQAKLHLFVMKAFAKQISSDQS; encoded by the coding sequence ATGAACATCGTTGTTGCTGGCGCGAGCGGTTATATAGGGCGAGAGATTATCTTAAGACTTCTTGAAAAGTTTCCTGAAGCAACGATAACTGCTTTATCGCGCTCCGAACAGAAGTCAGATCACCCAAGGGTTCTTTGGAAACCCTGTGACTTGTTTTCACTAAGGTCTCTCGAGCTAGCTCTACCAAAAACAATCGACTTTGCGCTTTACCTTGTTCACTCAATGGGGCCAACGGCTCAGCTTGATCAAGGATCATTTGCTGATTACGACCTCATTTTGGCCGATAACTTTGCAAGAAGCCTTAAAGACTCTGGCCTTAAGCAGCTTATTTACCTAAGTGGATTAATTCCTGAAGACACCAAGCTTTCGTTGCATCTTCAAAGTCGTCTTGAGATGGAAGATATTTTTCATGATCACGCTTTACCAGCAACTATCTTCCGAGCAGGCTTAATTCTCGGAGAATCTGGTTCATCCTTTCAAATCCTCATAAAACTTGTTAAGCGCCTTCCAATTATGATTTGTCCTCGCTGGACTCAAACCCTAACCACTCCCGTAGACCTCGAAACTGTTCTTACGGCGATTTCTTCTGCAACGTCCGATCTTTCACATGTCGGAAAGACCTACGACCTGGCAGGATGTAAACCGTTAACCTATTTGGAGATGATGCGCCAAACTGCCAAAGAGATGAAGCTTAAACGACTATTTTTAAGCGTTCCTTTTTTTACGCCCACATTGTCGAGGCTTTGGGTGAGCCTGATTACAAATTCTCCCAGGGACTTAGTGTATCCTCTTGTAGAGTCACTTGAGCATCCTATGCTAGCTAGGAAGTCTCATTTGTTTTCAGACGAGTTCGCAGATCGCACATACAGAGAAATTCTGAAAAACTCTTCCTTTAAATCTAAGTCTGGCAAGTCGTTTTTTCGGTTTCGAATCAGAAGAAATACCGTTCGTTCTGTTCAGCGAATCCAATTGCCTCTTGGCAAGAATGCCCAGTGGGTAAAAAACGAGTATTTGATTTGGTTAACAACATTCTTAACCCCCGTTATTGTCGTTGAGCAAAACGCCAACATAGTCATTTTTTCGCTCTTTAAACGAAGTTTGAGGTTGATTGAGATGGAGCTTAGTGACACCAGAAGCGACCCAGATCGACAGATCTTATACATCACAAAGGGGTTGCTTGTTTCTCAAGGATACCGCGGGCGTTTGGAGTTTAGGGTTGTCTTGAATAGACGCTTCGTCATTGCAGCCATCCACGATTTCAAACCAGCCCTGCCGTGGTTCATCTACAAGTACACTCAAGCGAAGCTACATCTTTTCGTCATGAAGGCATTCGCGAAACAGATAAGTTCGGATCAAAGCTAA
- a CDS encoding oligopeptide-binding protein oppA gives MSFNLRSKSLLCDVAYNMSPLLKIFSIVLQISLAGLLVLSTGCTRSANRDKDSNTFVFRIAAEPPHLDPIRGIDHVSIDLMNNLLEGLMQFDRDMSVIPALATRYEVSKDKTVYTFYLRKDVVWSDGVPFTAEQVFYSWKRMLEPKNAAEFAYFFYDIENAEDYNSGKVTDFSKVGIKVLDPLTVQVTLARPIGFWATMTATPAFFPVREDLIEKHGSSWIQPPHFQTLGPYKLTSWEHDKQLVFEANEKYWEGTPPIKKVIGLIVEEATTAVGLFEDGALDLVRHLPTQDVERIKKDARYHKQSYFRGYYYGFNTTKKPFNNPKVRKAFAHAVDRHAIVSVLKGGQQASASWIPEGMLGYNASIGLSYNPDLAKKYLAEAGYPGGKGFPHAELSFDQRDDNKLVAEALQGMWTKDLGVKLEIVSMEWKVYLDKTRTDPYPIYRMGWGADFPDPNNFMDLFLSNSGTNDTNWSNPNYDKIVREAAGETIYVRRKNLYDQAQRMLLEQDAVIIPLFTESNDYLADPRVRNFYLDKMNNMFIKRFEIAAD, from the coding sequence ATGTCGTTTAATCTGCGATCAAAATCTTTACTCTGTGATGTCGCTTACAACATGTCCCCTCTCTTGAAGATATTCTCAATTGTCTTGCAAATTAGTCTTGCCGGGTTGTTGGTGTTATCGACTGGGTGCACGCGAAGTGCAAACCGCGACAAAGACTCTAACACATTTGTATTCAGAATCGCTGCAGAGCCGCCCCATTTAGACCCGATTCGCGGCATTGATCACGTATCGATCGACTTAATGAACAATCTGCTCGAAGGACTCATGCAGTTTGATAGAGATATGTCGGTAATTCCTGCGCTTGCCACTCGGTATGAGGTTTCTAAAGACAAAACAGTTTACACATTCTATCTTCGAAAAGACGTTGTCTGGTCTGATGGAGTTCCTTTTACGGCTGAACAGGTTTTCTATAGCTGGAAAAGAATGTTGGAGCCTAAAAACGCGGCTGAGTTTGCCTATTTCTTTTACGATATTGAGAATGCGGAGGATTACAACTCCGGTAAAGTTACTGACTTTTCCAAAGTCGGTATCAAGGTGCTCGACCCTTTAACAGTTCAGGTTACCCTTGCCCGTCCAATTGGCTTTTGGGCAACGATGACGGCGACTCCCGCATTTTTTCCGGTTAGAGAAGATCTTATAGAGAAACACGGCTCCTCTTGGATTCAGCCCCCGCATTTTCAAACGTTGGGACCCTACAAGTTAACAAGCTGGGAACATGATAAGCAGCTAGTGTTTGAAGCTAACGAAAAATACTGGGAGGGTACTCCCCCCATTAAGAAAGTGATCGGACTAATTGTTGAAGAGGCGACCACTGCCGTGGGTCTGTTTGAAGATGGAGCGCTCGATCTGGTGCGCCATCTTCCGACTCAAGACGTGGAGCGTATTAAGAAAGATGCCAGGTACCATAAGCAGTCTTACTTTAGGGGTTACTATTACGGGTTTAATACGACAAAAAAACCGTTCAATAACCCGAAAGTAAGAAAAGCTTTTGCTCATGCGGTAGATAGACATGCAATTGTTTCCGTACTGAAAGGGGGCCAGCAGGCCTCTGCCTCGTGGATTCCCGAAGGAATGCTGGGATACAATGCAAGTATCGGACTTAGTTATAACCCGGATCTGGCAAAGAAATATTTGGCTGAGGCGGGGTATCCGGGAGGCAAAGGTTTTCCTCACGCCGAACTTTCCTTTGACCAACGAGACGACAACAAACTCGTTGCGGAGGCGCTGCAAGGGATGTGGACGAAGGATCTCGGGGTCAAGCTAGAGATTGTGTCGATGGAGTGGAAAGTCTATTTAGACAAAACGAGAACCGATCCTTACCCGATATATAGAATGGGATGGGGTGCTGACTTTCCTGACCCCAATAACTTTATGGATCTTTTCTTATCAAACAGCGGAACCAATGACACGAATTGGTCAAATCCGAATTACGACAAAATTGTGAGAGAGGCCGCTGGTGAAACAATTTACGTCAGACGCAAGAACCTCTACGATCAAGCGCAAAGAATGTTGCTAGAGCAAGACGCCGTCATAATACCCTTGTTTACTGAAAGTAATGACTATCTGGCCGACCCTAGGGTGAGAAATTTCTATCTTGATAAGATGAATAACATGTTTATTAAGAGGTTTGAGATTGCAGCAGATTAA
- a CDS encoding bifunctional homocysteine S-methyltransferase/methylenetetrahydrofolate reductase, producing the protein MRPEFNLAHFLGKDILVFDGGVSTELYSRGFYINRPFEELNLTSPADVEAVYRGFIEAGSDVITTNTFGIASPQLARFDIAEQQPDIIEAALKIARKATAGKDCKVGFSIGPIGDLVEPLGSIGLSEVILEFAQIAKSVNANGGADFFILETFSNLDELRAGINGVRSIDKQTPILASIYVRSQEEEKLKKFAHTIGDSGDVQALGINCGDGPSDLLRALGKLLELTSLPIIVQPNAGLPRQINGRYFYMTSPDYLGKFAKRYASAGATGVGGCCGTGPSHIAAIKSSLAMAQSQSRSNKDVGRNFIDIGWQVVSAERPSLQQREASRVGALLAAGKKFLSVEILPPIGLDVEKFQKSLDAIESAGIPFVNIPDGARASTRMSSLHISSWINDRRSGQLKAIPHFTTRDRNLIALQSDLIGAHFCGVKDVLVVTGDPPKLGNNKEATAVYDIDSIGLTYMIDCLNRGVSPMGEKLGSCTQFGIGVASNPTAINLETEIQRWKYKVESGCDYAITQPIFDPEAFLAWKDSVGSNYRPHFIGIWPLISLRNAEFMANEVPGIHVPTWVIEEMSKAGDNKEEAIKRGIEIAQKVMHRLDSECEGYCISAPLGKVSVVLDLLGKQVD; encoded by the coding sequence CTGAGACCGGAGTTTAATTTGGCCCATTTTTTAGGAAAAGACATTCTTGTTTTTGACGGCGGCGTCAGCACCGAGCTTTATTCGCGGGGCTTTTACATCAACCGACCTTTTGAAGAATTGAATCTTACCTCTCCCGCAGATGTTGAAGCCGTTTACAGGGGTTTCATCGAGGCTGGGTCCGATGTTATTACTACCAACACTTTTGGAATCGCGTCACCGCAGCTCGCACGATTTGACATCGCCGAACAGCAGCCCGACATCATCGAAGCCGCGCTAAAAATTGCGCGAAAAGCAACCGCCGGCAAGGACTGTAAGGTGGGTTTTTCGATTGGACCCATTGGAGATTTGGTCGAACCGCTGGGTTCAATCGGCCTTTCAGAGGTCATTTTGGAATTTGCTCAAATTGCAAAGTCAGTTAATGCCAATGGTGGCGCCGACTTTTTCATTCTTGAGACCTTCTCAAATCTAGATGAACTTAGAGCTGGAATTAACGGTGTAAGGTCTATCGATAAGCAAACACCTATATTGGCTTCGATTTACGTTCGTAGCCAGGAAGAAGAGAAGTTAAAAAAGTTTGCTCATACCATAGGTGATTCAGGAGACGTTCAGGCTCTTGGTATTAACTGTGGTGACGGGCCGAGTGATTTGTTGCGAGCTCTCGGTAAACTTTTGGAATTAACATCTCTTCCTATCATTGTTCAACCAAACGCAGGCTTACCAAGGCAGATCAACGGGCGCTACTTTTACATGACCAGCCCCGATTACTTAGGAAAATTTGCTAAGAGATACGCTAGTGCAGGAGCAACCGGCGTAGGCGGGTGTTGCGGAACAGGGCCCAGCCACATCGCGGCGATCAAAAGTAGCTTGGCAATGGCCCAGAGTCAGAGTCGCTCTAATAAAGACGTCGGTAGGAATTTTATAGATATTGGATGGCAGGTTGTCTCAGCCGAGAGGCCAAGCTTGCAGCAAAGAGAAGCTTCTCGCGTGGGGGCACTACTTGCCGCTGGAAAGAAGTTTTTATCGGTAGAGATTTTGCCGCCAATTGGACTCGATGTTGAAAAGTTTCAGAAGTCGCTAGATGCTATTGAGAGTGCAGGTATTCCGTTCGTAAATATTCCAGACGGGGCGCGTGCAAGTACGCGAATGAGTAGTTTACATATCTCCTCGTGGATCAACGACCGACGAAGCGGTCAATTGAAAGCGATTCCCCACTTTACGACCCGTGACCGCAATCTTATCGCGCTTCAATCAGACTTAATTGGCGCCCATTTTTGCGGAGTAAAAGATGTCTTAGTGGTTACCGGTGACCCGCCAAAGCTTGGCAACAATAAAGAGGCTACTGCGGTTTACGACATTGATTCAATCGGTCTCACCTACATGATTGATTGCCTTAATAGGGGAGTATCTCCGATGGGAGAAAAACTGGGTTCTTGCACGCAGTTCGGAATCGGTGTTGCATCTAACCCCACGGCGATCAATTTAGAGACAGAGATCCAAAGATGGAAGTACAAGGTCGAGTCGGGCTGTGACTATGCAATCACCCAACCTATTTTTGATCCTGAAGCCTTTTTGGCTTGGAAGGATTCCGTCGGATCAAACTATCGACCTCACTTCATCGGGATTTGGCCTCTGATCAGTTTGCGAAATGCGGAGTTTATGGCAAACGAAGTGCCCGGTATTCACGTGCCTACGTGGGTTATCGAGGAGATGTCAAAGGCTGGTGACAACAAAGAAGAAGCAATTAAAAGAGGAATCGAAATTGCTCAGAAGGTAATGCATCGGCTAGATTCCGAATGTGAAGGTTATTGCATCAGTGCCCCACTCGGAAAAGTATCTGTTGTGCTAGATTTGCTAGGAAAGCAAGTCGATTAG